The DNA region TCGCAGCTTCGCTCCAGCCGCAGAGGCAGTGTGGCGATGGAGCGCAACGCGAGCCACGCCTCCATCGGCCCGAGGATGCCGCCCGTAAGCGTGCGCCACTGGTCGATCTTCGCAAGCAGCTCGCGGTCACGCGTAGCTACATGGCCCAACAGGATATCACTGTGCCCCGTCATGGACTTGGCATCGGAGGCGACAGAAAAATCTGCGCCGAGTGCAAGCGGACGCTGCCCCAACGCCGTGGCGGTGGTATTGTCCACGGCCACCAGGGTACCGGCACGATGCGCGGCTTCGCATAGCGCAGCGATGTCACAGACTTCCATGGTGGGGTTACTCGGGGTCTCGAGCCAAAGCAGCCTCGCCCCCTGAAGCAGCTCCGCCTGTGCGTTGCCGGCGCTAGGGGCAGAGCGCAGCTCGATGCCCATCTTGGTGAAGTACTCCTGCACCAGCACGCGTGCGGCGAAGTAAGCGTTCGAAGGCATCACCACAGCATCGCCTGGGCGCAGCACAGCTCCAAAGACCGAGGTGGCGGCAGCCATGCCCGAGGCGAAGACCAGCGCATTGGCGTTGTAGCCGGGGCCGGACTCCATTTCTGCGATAGCATGCTCCAGCTCCGTCCACGTGGGGTTGTGCGAGCGGGCATAGCTGTAAGCCGCAGCCGCGGGATCGCCGGGGGTATGGTACGGAGCGGCAAAGACCGGGCCCGAGTGAAGCGGAGCTCCGGGAGTGGCCGGGGTCAGGCCGGAACGGATGATCTTGGTGGAGTCGCGCATAAGCTTATGGATGTTTTAGCGATGCGGAGCTTAGCGGCCGGAGAAGTGCTCCCATCCTTGTGGCTCAAGTGTAGCGCGGCTGCCGTCTGGCTCAAGCAGAGTGATCAGCGGGCGTGTGGCCTGTCTGTGCCTGAACTGCCCGATGCGGGTGATAGGAACGCCGCTGAGTTGTCGAGGCATTCTCACCGATGCCGGAGCCGCGAAGAGCAGCTCGTAGTCCTCGCCGCCGTGCAACGCGGCACTGAGGGCTGCTGCAGGAGATAGCTTGCTGGCAAGTGGATGAAGCGGAATGGCTGCCTGCTCAAGTTCGGCGGTGACGCCGGAGGACCGACACAGATGGGCCAGATCGGTAGAGATGCCGTCACTGATGTCGATGCAGGCAGTCGCCAGCTTGCGTCGCAACAGCGCCTGGCCTACGCCGACACGAGGCTCAGGAAAGGTCTGGGGATGCTCTCCGGCCTTTGACCCCTTTGCTGGGTTGACGTTATGGGCGAGCATCGAGGAGAGCTCCGCCGCTGCTCCGCCGAGCGCTCCGGTGACGTAAAGCGCATCGCCGGGCTTGGCCCCGGACCTACGCAAAGCTCTGCCTCGAGGAGCGGTGCCGAGAAGAACAATGTCCGCGAGAATGGCGTCGGCGGGAGACTGAGCGGTGTCGCCGCCGGCAAGTGTAATGTCGTGCCGTCCGGCAAGAGATCGCAACCCTCTAAAAAATCGAGCGATCCATCCGCGCCCTTTGGCCGTCGTAACCAGATCGGCAGGCAGAGCAAGCGAAAGAAAGGCGGTCATGGGTGTCGCACCCATGGCGGCAAGGTCGCTGAGACCCCGGGCGAGGCAGCGATGGCCCACCGACTCAGGCGAGTGCAGGTCGCGGCGAAAGTGCCGGCCTTCGAGGGTAAAGTCTGTGGTAACAAGTACTTCGGTTCCTGCCGGAGGGCGCAGAATGGCGCAATCGTCCCCGATGCCCAGAGCAACAGCCCGGCTTCCAGCGGAGCCGAAGTCGCGACGAATTTGCTCGATCAGGGCTAACTCTCTCATGGTCTTCTAAATACAGCCGAAAAGTTGTATGTCGATGGTATATTGTGTGGCAAAACCAAGTTGTGCGGTATCCGGTGGTTTGTTAAGCTGTAAAGGCGTCTAAGTCAAACTGCAATTTCTGAATGCCGATTAGTAAATCTCATTTGCCTGGTTGAATTCGTGAGCCGAATTCATTGAGCTGAATTTATGAGCAGTGAAGCTTTGTGAACGGCAGTTGTAGTGTGGTCAAATTCATCTGGGTCTGGATCGTCGATTGAGCATTAAAAAGCGCTACTACATCATGTTCGTCAGCCGTGGCGAAGACGGAAGCCTGAACAAGGTTCCGGTGCCGCTGCACTACGCGTATATCTTCGTGGCGGCGGCTGTCATTGGCATGTTTACGATCACCGGGATGGCGGGATCGTACTCGCGGATGCTGATCAAGACGGCACGCTTCAACCAGCTTCGCCAGGACCACAACTCGCTGCAGAAAGACTATGCGCATCTCGAGAAGACGGCGCACGACAAGGACGTCGAGGCGGCATCGCTCGGCTCGCTGGCAAGCGAGGTCTCGGCCCTCTACGGCCTGACCGCAAGCAAGCTGACATCCACCGGCAAGGTAGTGACAACGACAGGGCGCCATGGGAAGTCATCCGGCACCGAATCGGTTGCGACGACTCCGCTGACCGAGGCCAGCAACAGCCTTACTGACGAGTCGTACTACAAGTCGCTCCAGTCTTTTTATGCCCTGCGTAACTCCGCAATGAGCGGATCGGTGACACGTGCGTTGAGCGGAATCGGCGGTCCTGACTACACCCCTTCAGGCAGCCTTGGTATGGACGACACCGGCAACCTGCAGATGGCCTCGTATGCTCCCTCGCTCTGGCCGGTCATGGGGCCGATTACAAGCAGCTTTGGTGAGCGTGAAGATCCGGTCAAGGGCAATGGCGAAGGCGAATTTCATAAGGGCCTCGACATCTCCGCACCCACCGGCACTCCGGTACACGCAACTGCCGACGGCGTTGTAAAGCTGGTAGGTATGGTGAATGGCTATGGACGCGAGGTGATCATCGATCACGGCCACGGCGTCGAAACCTGCTATGCGCACCTCTCGGCCTTTGCCTCGATCGTCGGCCAGATCGTCATTCGCGGCCAGGTGATCGGGTATGTCGGCCACAGCGGCCGGGTCACCGGCTCCAATCTTCACTACGAGGTGAGGATTCGCAATACCCCGGTCAACCCCCACCGTTACATGCGAGTGACCATGGCAAATCTCGGCAGCGACGCGGCATCCGGCAGCTAGTAGCCAAGTTCAACATCGGGAAACAGAAACGGGCGAGGACTACGATCCTCGCCCGCTTTTCTTCGCCGGGCAAATTTTCCTCTGTAAATCCCATGCTCTAACCCAATTGTCAAAACGTTATGGCTGAGGGCTGGCAGGTGCGGCAGTCAATTGCTTGAGCAGTTCAAGAGGGACGGTTCCGGTAAGGACGGTGCGGTCTTTGTGCTGCTCGATCTTGAGCGATGCAATCATGGCGCGCAGCGAGGCGTCCGCAGGGACGCGTGGCTGGCCCTGCTGGATGGAGCGGAAGAGGTTGAGCAGCGTGTTCAGTGTCTCGGCGGAGCGGGCGGCCTCGGCGTCGGTGGGAGCAATCTGTTCGACGCGCAGATGCAGCGTGCCCACATAGCGCAGGCTGGCAACGAAGGTAGTGTCCTCAGGCAGAGGAAGCTGTAGTCCAAGCACAGAGATGTAGCCGCGCTCCGAGAACGGAAGGCCGATGTGTCCGATGGCCCACGCGCTCGACAGCAGAGGCACATCGCCGTACCGCGCTGAGAGCAGGGAAGAGCCGGAGAAGGGTGATGCCGCTGCGCGATGGCGGTCCAGGATCGAGTGGATCTGCTCGGTCGTTGGCATGTTGGAGGCGGCGATCGTGTCGTAGTCGAGCTGGGCGACGCGAAGCTGGCGCATCGTGTGCGTTTTATTGTCGAGATCGCCTACAGGAATCGTGAAGATCGTGTGGCCGTCGTAGGTCTCCTGCGAGGTGGCGATGGTCGCAAGATAGGTGGCAAACCGTTGGGCGTCGAAGCGGCCCTCGAATACCTCGGAGTAACCGACCGGGCCATTCGGGCCATTGGGATCGTCCATGCGATGCAGCGCGAAGGCCGCGTCGTCGAGGTCGCGCTCAGGCACGATGCCGGTAGCGTCGATGAAGTGCTGATAGTCAGCGCTGCGCGTGACCGTCGTACGGTCAAAGTGCGTTGCCAGCCGTAGAGGCTTGAGGTTGAAGTAGACGATGGCATCGGACTCCGGCAGCAGGCGCGCAGCCTCAGGCGGAGCGGCCTTGCGCAGGAAGATGGCGACGGCCAGCGCGGCTACAAGCGCGAGCGCGATAAGAAGCGAGTAGCGGGTCGATTTGCGCATCCACTCTGTTTCTACTCTGTCCCCGAGCTTACGGCAATGTCTTCAGTTACTTTAGGGTGCCGGACGATGCAGAAACGGCTGCTGAACCCTGATGCGGTTCTCGTCTATATCCCTGAATTGCCGCCCAAATATAATGCCCGAATGAACACCCCACAGGCAGGAATCTTCGCTCTCGGAACAGCATCGCATATTTATCTGGAATTCGACGCCCTCGATCAACGCCACGAAGAAAAACTGGCCGCTGCAATATGCGCCTTGCGTGAGCCGAGAACCACCATCGGCGGAGTCAACCTCGTGGCAGGCTTCAGGCCTGAGCTGTGGCGCAAAGTCGCTCCCGACCATAGTCCTGCAGGAGTATATGGATTCAATGCGCCCATTGAAGGAATAGAAAGCTTCACCATGCCTGCCACCCAGCGCGACGCTGTCCTGTGGCTCTCAGGAAGCGCGCACGACGTATTGTTCGACTCGGCGCATGCAGCCATCGCTGCTGTAAAAGACCTGGCCACCGTTGGCGAAGAAACCTCAAGCTGGGCGTACCGGCACGATCGCGATTTGACCGGCTTCATCGACGGCTCGGAGAACCCAAGCCTCATCGATGCTCCCGACGCGGCGATCATCCCTGCGGGAACTCCTGGCGAATCCGGCACCGTCCTCTTATTGCAAAAGTGGAAGCACGACACCACCGCCTGGGAGTCGCTCTCAGTCAGTCAGCAGGAGCGCGTGATGGGGCGGACAAAGCCTGACAGCATCGAGTTCGAAGACAAGGCCGTGGACGCGCATATTGTGCGTACCGATCAGGACCAGTTCGGCAAGATCTTCCGCCGCAACATGCCCTACGGAACAGTCATCGATCACGGAACGATGTTCGTCGGATTCAGTGCCGACCAGAGCCGCCTCTCGACGATGCTTGAGAGCATGGCGGGCCTGCGCAACGGAGTTCGCGATGCGCTTACACGCTACACCACGCCGATCAGCGGAGCCTACTACTTCGTTCCTTCCACCGAGGGCTTGCGTCAGCCGAAATAATTGCCTGCGCTAGTTGGCTGAAGGACGTTCGATCTGATCAATGACGAGAGTTTCAACCGTGCCTTTGGCGGGTTGCAACTTCAGCCCAAGCTGATCCTTCAGAACAGTAAAGAGCGATGGATAAAGTGAGTCGGCAGTCTCCTCGGGCGACCATTCGATCTCGAAATCGAAGTCGCCCGTTAGGCCAGTGTGGTCCTCGACGGGGCGGCCAGCCTGGCGGCGAAGGCCAGCAGCAACGTCAGCCATGGACATCTTCGAAATCTTCATCTCAGACCTTGCGCCGTTGGAGTTGTTGCTCATATTGGCCTGCGAATCAGGCCCACTTGGCTTGAGGGCCGGGCCGAGCTTTCCAGGCTTATTGAGCTCAAGCCAGTAGACTGATCCTTCCTTTTGCTCGCGATGAAATTTGAATCCGAAGCGCTCTTCCAGTAACGAGAGAATGAGTTGCTGAAACTGCTCCGGGGTCTTGACCTCAGCGTGATCGGCAATTGTAGCGTTGATGTCGAAGAGCTCGTTGTCGATCCAGCCGGGTGCACCCGACATACGGTTATCGTCGAGACCAGAGGCGATCCGGATCAACGTGCGAACCGTGGTAGCCGTGGCGACAAAACGCCCGCCGGGAAGAATACGGCGGTTGGAAGGCTCATCGCCGGCGAACTTGTGTGGTCGAATCGAGGCAACCTCGAATCGGAGAGGCGGCTGCGCGGCAGTCGACGATTGCGATTGAGCAGCCAGATGCAGTGGCGCAAAGGCGAGCGGCAGCAGCATGGCGAGGCAATAACCGAAATGGCCGATACGCAGAGACTTTGTCCGCAGCGTT from Edaphobacter dinghuensis includes:
- a CDS encoding cystathionine gamma-lyase, with product MRDSTKIIRSGLTPATPGAPLHSGPVFAAPYHTPGDPAAAAYSYARSHNPTWTELEHAIAEMESGPGYNANALVFASGMAAATSVFGAVLRPGDAVVMPSNAYFAARVLVQEYFTKMGIELRSAPSAGNAQAELLQGARLLWLETPSNPTMEVCDIAALCEAAHRAGTLVAVDNTTATALGQRPLALGADFSVASDAKSMTGHSDILLGHVATRDRELLAKIDQWRTLTGGILGPMEAWLALRSIATLPLRLERSCENAQRIAEFLTTRKEVESVLYPGLTTHPGHAIAAKQMRYFGAVLSFTLHDRAAAERFLAHAKLITEATSFGGVVTTAERRARWGGDTVPEGFIRMSAGCEAIEDLIEDMAQALDTIR
- the thiL gene encoding thiamine-phosphate kinase, with the translated sequence MRELALIEQIRRDFGSAGSRAVALGIGDDCAILRPPAGTEVLVTTDFTLEGRHFRRDLHSPESVGHRCLARGLSDLAAMGATPMTAFLSLALPADLVTTAKGRGWIARFFRGLRSLAGRHDITLAGGDTAQSPADAILADIVLLGTAPRGRALRRSGAKPGDALYVTGALGGAAAELSSMLAHNVNPAKGSKAGEHPQTFPEPRVGVGQALLRRKLATACIDISDGISTDLAHLCRSSGVTAELEQAAIPLHPLASKLSPAAALSAALHGGEDYELLFAAPASVRMPRQLSGVPITRIGQFRHRQATRPLITLLEPDGSRATLEPQGWEHFSGR
- a CDS encoding M23 family metallopeptidase → MSIKKRYYIMFVSRGEDGSLNKVPVPLHYAYIFVAAAVIGMFTITGMAGSYSRMLIKTARFNQLRQDHNSLQKDYAHLEKTAHDKDVEAASLGSLASEVSALYGLTASKLTSTGKVVTTTGRHGKSSGTESVATTPLTEASNSLTDESYYKSLQSFYALRNSAMSGSVTRALSGIGGPDYTPSGSLGMDDTGNLQMASYAPSLWPVMGPITSSFGEREDPVKGNGEGEFHKGLDISAPTGTPVHATADGVVKLVGMVNGYGREVIIDHGHGVETCYAHLSAFASIVGQIVIRGQVIGYVGHSGRVTGSNLHYEVRIRNTPVNPHRYMRVTMANLGSDAASGS
- a CDS encoding Dyp-type peroxidase — its product is MNTPQAGIFALGTASHIYLEFDALDQRHEEKLAAAICALREPRTTIGGVNLVAGFRPELWRKVAPDHSPAGVYGFNAPIEGIESFTMPATQRDAVLWLSGSAHDVLFDSAHAAIAAVKDLATVGEETSSWAYRHDRDLTGFIDGSENPSLIDAPDAAIIPAGTPGESGTVLLLQKWKHDTTAWESLSVSQQERVMGRTKPDSIEFEDKAVDAHIVRTDQDQFGKIFRRNMPYGTVIDHGTMFVGFSADQSRLSTMLESMAGLRNGVRDALTRYTTPISGAYYFVPSTEGLRQPK
- a CDS encoding TIGR03435 family protein, with amino-acid sequence MTTLRTKSLRIGHFGYCLAMLLPLAFAPLHLAAQSQSSTAAQPPLRFEVASIRPHKFAGDEPSNRRILPGGRFVATATTVRTLIRIASGLDDNRMSGAPGWIDNELFDINATIADHAEVKTPEQFQQLILSLLEERFGFKFHREQKEGSVYWLELNKPGKLGPALKPSGPDSQANMSNNSNGARSEMKISKMSMADVAAGLRRQAGRPVEDHTGLTGDFDFEIEWSPEETADSLYPSLFTVLKDQLGLKLQPAKGTVETLVIDQIERPSAN